From one Excalfactoria chinensis isolate bCotChi1 chromosome 9, bCotChi1.hap2, whole genome shotgun sequence genomic stretch:
- the CHRD gene encoding chordin isoform X1, whose product MCLSWGDTEPCSWPDPSAVFPTSAYRVQSAGNPAAGSSRSHPLQQVPRAAGGARQRGRTGQAFPWCLLPAHHRCCPRQPGLMWVKSRIPTGCCSHILGRGTSLGPQVLSPCSWEQSCGTALGLSSALGFGDAKGTCCGGSQLPLAHAAAYKAGQGPAAGQRRWQRRRQAAPGPPSPPPAARFPRFPGTMRTALLLLALLALPARTARPKLALPIRPDSDPLPPGGTAGCAFGGHFYALEETWHPDLGEPFGVMRCVICHCETQRNRRGKPVGKVNCKNMKQDCPVPTCPRATLLPGHCCHTCPKALPGPPEKSSEPPFDTFEYFQDKEDELDKPYNDRSYLSSEGLARDDARTEFVALLTSGPEPWHPTSSAVAKARFTLLRSYLLFSISYERLGRPSRVRFSDPEGTVLFEHPVQKNAAPEDGMLCGMWRTVSKANIQLLRAEQLRVSLITRAQPSGEVHGHILKHRALFAETFGAILTSSDPTHLGAGGMAMLTLSDTENNLHFILMARGLLEPGAGESPWVPLRVRILHQGRTLREVHANITMEDPNFAEVLSDLSTHELQWLAQGQLRIVADTEGRHPRQLEGTITARRSCDTIQSVLCGADALQPTKTGAVGSAKLALHENGTLEYQVRVVGTASEVVGVTLETKPRRKNKRNVLFDMTPSYRDGLAQGVWHSPGARDVHMLLQNELFLNVATKDWTEGELRGQVISLPYSGLLARYTEMPVPLAGQLVSPPVSSGAGGHAWLSLDEHCHLHYEIVVAGLGRPADGTVSAQLHGVAELGEMGTRPHLHKRMLKGFYGTEAQGVVKDLDAELLQHLAQGTAFLQVSTKAHPRGEMRGWVHIPNRCQAGGARLSTGEAELSEGPKGRDVEQLKKDPNSCFFEGQHRAHGTRWAPDYDKKCSICSCQKRTVICDPILCQPLNCTRQVHPEELCCPVCEEKKMEQEELKLERARDSSEGCYFDGDKTWRGSGTRWHPVVPPFGLIKCAICTCKGTTGEVHCEKVQCPRLTCANPVRVSPSDCCKQCPAPEKSIPELTDGMQADGPRACRFGRRWYLNNESWHPSVPPFGEMKCILCWCVSGETHCQRQECPPGACASPSRRDNPCCAKCRAPDAPPEKMHEATAEAWSH is encoded by the exons GCCTTCCCATGGTGtctgctccctgcccaccaCCGCTGCTGCCCTCGTCAGCCCGGGCTCATGTGGGTGAAGAGCAGGATCCCTACTGGGTGCTGTTCCCATATCCTCGGCCGTGGCACCTCCTTGGGACCCCAGGTCCTGTCCCCATGCTCGTGGGAACAGTCCTGTGGCACTGCTTTGGGATTGTCCTCTGCCCTGGGATTTGGGGATGCCAAAGGCACATGTTGTGGG GGCTCGCAGCTCCCGCTTGCCCATGCCGCCGCCTATAAAGCGGGGCAGGGGCCGGCGGCCGGGCAGAGGCGGTGGCAGCGGAGGCGGCAGGCAGCGCCCggccccccctccccgcccccggCCGCCCGGTTCCCCCGGTTCCCCGGCACCATGCGCACCGCCCTGCTGCTGCTCGCCCTGCTCGCCCTGCCCGCCCGCACCGCCCGCCCCAAGCTCGCCCTGCCCATCCGGCCCGACAGCGATCCGTTGCCCCCCGGGGGGACGGCAG GTTGTGCCTTCGGAGGGCATTTCTATGCCCTGGAGGAGACGTGGCACCCTGACCTGGGGGAGCCCTTCGGGGTGATGCGCTGCGTGATCTGCCATTGCGAGACG CAGAGGAATCGCCGAGGGAAACCAGTGGGGAAAGTGAACTGCAAGAACATGAAGCAGGATTGCCCTGTTCCCACTTGCCCCCGTGCCACGCTGTTGCCTGGGCACTGCTGCCACACCTGCCCCAAAG CCTTGCCGGGACCCCCGGAGAAGAGCTCCGAGCCACCTTTCGACACCTTTGAGTACTTCCAGGACAAGGAGGACGAGCTGGACAAGCCATACAATGACCGCTCCTACCTCAGCTCCGAGGGTTTGGCACGCGATGATGCCCGCACAG AATTTGTGGCCCTGCTGACGAGCGGCCCCGAGCCGTGGCACCCCACGTCCAGTGCAGTAGCCAAAGCTCGCTTCACCCTGCTGCGCTCCTACCTGCTCTTCTCCATCAGCTACGAGCG GCTGGGCCGGCCAAGCCGTGTGCGTTTCAGCGACCCCGAGGGCACCGTGCTGTTTGAACACCCAGTGCAGAAGAACGCAGCCCCTGAGGACGGCATG CTCTGTGGGATGTGGAGGACAGTGTCCAAAGCCAACATACAGCTGCTGCGTGCAGAACAGCTCCGCGTGTCCCTCATCACCCGTGCACAGCCCTCCGGAGAGGTGCACGGACACATCCTGAAGCACCGTGCACTCTTTGCAG AGACATTTGGTGCCATCCTGACCTCATCAGACCCCACGCATCTTGGGGCCGGGGGCATGGCTATGCTGACACTGAGCGACACTGAGAACAACCTACACTTCATCCTCATGGCCCGTGGGCTACTGGAGCCAGGCGCTGGGG AGTCCCCCTGGGTACCACTGCGGGTCCGCATCCTGCACCAGGGCCGGACGCTGCGTGAGGTCCATGCCAACATCACTATGGAG GACCCCAACTTCGCAGAGGTGTTGAGTGACCTGTCCACACATGAGCTGCAATGGTTGGCGCAGGGGCAGCTCCGCATCGTGGCTGACACCGAGGGCCGGCACCCACGCCAGCTGGAGGGCACCATTACTGCCCGCCGCAGCTGTGACA CCATCCAAAGCGTGCTGTGCGGTGCAGACGCATTGCAGCCCACCAAGACGGGGGCGGTGGGATCAGCCAAGCTGGCACTGCATGAGAACGGCACGCTGGAGTACCAG GTGCGGGTGGTGGGCACAGCCAGCGAGGTGGTGGGAGTCACACTGGAGACCAAACCACGGCGGAAGAACAAGAGGAACGTCCTCTTCGACATGACACCCAGCTATAGGGACGGGCTG GCTCAGGGAGTGTGGCACAGCCCTGGTGCCCGCGATGTGCACATGCTGCTGCAGAATGAACTCTTCCTCAACGTGGCCACCAAGGACTGGACGGAGGGTGAGCTACGGGGCCAGGTCATCTCCCTGCCCTACAGCGGGCTCCTCGCACGCTACACAG AGATGCCGGTGCCGCTGGCAGGGCAGCTGGTATCCCCCCCAGtgagcagtggggctggaggcCACGCGTGGCTGTCGCTGGATGAGCACTGCCACCTGCACTACGAGATTGTGGTGGCGGGGCTGGGTCGCCCGGCTGATGGCACAGTCAGCGCCCAGCTGCACGGTGTGGCCGAGCTGGGTGAGATGGGGACTCGACCGCATCTGCACAAACGGATGCTCAAGGGGTTCTatggcacagag GCTCAGGGGGTGGTGAAGGACctggatgctgagctgctgcagcacctggcaCAGGGCACGGCATTCCTGCAAGTCAGCACCAAAGCACACCCGCGTGGGGAGATGCGGGGATGG GTACACATCCCCAACCGCTGCCAGGCAGGAGGGGCTCGCTTGTCCACCGGGGAGGCTGAACTCTCAGAGGGCCCCAAGGGCAGAGATGTGGAACAGCTGAAAAAGGACCCCAACTCCTGCTTCTTTGAGGGGCAGCACCGCGCGCATGGCACCCGCTGGGCACCTGACTACGACAAGAAGTGTTCCATCTGCAGCTGCCAG AAGCGCACGGTGATCTGCGATCCCATCCTGTGCCAGCCCCTCAACTGTACCCGCCAGGTGCACCCcgaggagctgtgctgcccagtCTGTGAAG AGAAGAAGATGGAGCAGGAGGAGCTAAAGCTGGAACGGGCACGTGACAGCAGCGAGG GCTGCTACTTTGATGGGGACAAGACGTGGCGAGGCTCTGGCACCCGCTGGCACCCTGTCGTGCCGCCCTTCGGCCTCATCAAATGTGCCATCTGCACCTGCAAG GGCACCACGGGTGAAGTGCACTGTGAGAAGGTGCAGTGCCCACGTCTCACTTGTGCCAACCCGGTGCGTGTCAGCCCCTCTGACTGCTGCAAGCAGTGCCCAG CCCCTGAGAAGAGCATCCCTGAGCTGACTGATGGCATGCAGGCAGATGGACCCCGTGCGTGCCGCTTTGGGCGCCGCTGGTACCTCAACAATGAGAGCTGGCACCCCTCGGTGCCGCCCTTTGGGGAGATGAAGTGCATCCTGTGCTGGTGTGTG TCAGGAGAGACGCACTGCCAGCGCCAGGAGTGCCCGCCAGGTGCCTgtgccagccccagcaggagGGACAACCCCTGCTGTGCCAAGTGCCGTG ccccggACGCACCCCCAGAAAAGATGCATGAAGCCACAGCAGAGGCATGGAGCCActga
- the CHRD gene encoding chordin isoform X2 produces MWVKSRIPTGCCSHILGRGTSLGPQVLSPCSWEQSCGTALGLSSALGFGDAKGTCCGGSQLPLAHAAAYKAGQGPAAGQRRWQRRRQAAPGPPSPPPAARFPRFPGTMRTALLLLALLALPARTARPKLALPIRPDSDPLPPGGTAGCAFGGHFYALEETWHPDLGEPFGVMRCVICHCETQRNRRGKPVGKVNCKNMKQDCPVPTCPRATLLPGHCCHTCPKALPGPPEKSSEPPFDTFEYFQDKEDELDKPYNDRSYLSSEGLARDDARTEFVALLTSGPEPWHPTSSAVAKARFTLLRSYLLFSISYERLGRPSRVRFSDPEGTVLFEHPVQKNAAPEDGMLCGMWRTVSKANIQLLRAEQLRVSLITRAQPSGEVHGHILKHRALFAETFGAILTSSDPTHLGAGGMAMLTLSDTENNLHFILMARGLLEPGAGESPWVPLRVRILHQGRTLREVHANITMEDPNFAEVLSDLSTHELQWLAQGQLRIVADTEGRHPRQLEGTITARRSCDTIQSVLCGADALQPTKTGAVGSAKLALHENGTLEYQVRVVGTASEVVGVTLETKPRRKNKRNVLFDMTPSYRDGLAQGVWHSPGARDVHMLLQNELFLNVATKDWTEGELRGQVISLPYSGLLARYTEMPVPLAGQLVSPPVSSGAGGHAWLSLDEHCHLHYEIVVAGLGRPADGTVSAQLHGVAELGEMGTRPHLHKRMLKGFYGTEAQGVVKDLDAELLQHLAQGTAFLQVSTKAHPRGEMRGWVHIPNRCQAGGARLSTGEAELSEGPKGRDVEQLKKDPNSCFFEGQHRAHGTRWAPDYDKKCSICSCQKRTVICDPILCQPLNCTRQVHPEELCCPVCEEKKMEQEELKLERARDSSEGCYFDGDKTWRGSGTRWHPVVPPFGLIKCAICTCKGTTGEVHCEKVQCPRLTCANPVRVSPSDCCKQCPAPEKSIPELTDGMQADGPRACRFGRRWYLNNESWHPSVPPFGEMKCILCWCVSGETHCQRQECPPGACASPSRRDNPCCAKCRAPDAPPEKMHEATAEAWSH; encoded by the exons ATGTGGGTGAAGAGCAGGATCCCTACTGGGTGCTGTTCCCATATCCTCGGCCGTGGCACCTCCTTGGGACCCCAGGTCCTGTCCCCATGCTCGTGGGAACAGTCCTGTGGCACTGCTTTGGGATTGTCCTCTGCCCTGGGATTTGGGGATGCCAAAGGCACATGTTGTGGG GGCTCGCAGCTCCCGCTTGCCCATGCCGCCGCCTATAAAGCGGGGCAGGGGCCGGCGGCCGGGCAGAGGCGGTGGCAGCGGAGGCGGCAGGCAGCGCCCggccccccctccccgcccccggCCGCCCGGTTCCCCCGGTTCCCCGGCACCATGCGCACCGCCCTGCTGCTGCTCGCCCTGCTCGCCCTGCCCGCCCGCACCGCCCGCCCCAAGCTCGCCCTGCCCATCCGGCCCGACAGCGATCCGTTGCCCCCCGGGGGGACGGCAG GTTGTGCCTTCGGAGGGCATTTCTATGCCCTGGAGGAGACGTGGCACCCTGACCTGGGGGAGCCCTTCGGGGTGATGCGCTGCGTGATCTGCCATTGCGAGACG CAGAGGAATCGCCGAGGGAAACCAGTGGGGAAAGTGAACTGCAAGAACATGAAGCAGGATTGCCCTGTTCCCACTTGCCCCCGTGCCACGCTGTTGCCTGGGCACTGCTGCCACACCTGCCCCAAAG CCTTGCCGGGACCCCCGGAGAAGAGCTCCGAGCCACCTTTCGACACCTTTGAGTACTTCCAGGACAAGGAGGACGAGCTGGACAAGCCATACAATGACCGCTCCTACCTCAGCTCCGAGGGTTTGGCACGCGATGATGCCCGCACAG AATTTGTGGCCCTGCTGACGAGCGGCCCCGAGCCGTGGCACCCCACGTCCAGTGCAGTAGCCAAAGCTCGCTTCACCCTGCTGCGCTCCTACCTGCTCTTCTCCATCAGCTACGAGCG GCTGGGCCGGCCAAGCCGTGTGCGTTTCAGCGACCCCGAGGGCACCGTGCTGTTTGAACACCCAGTGCAGAAGAACGCAGCCCCTGAGGACGGCATG CTCTGTGGGATGTGGAGGACAGTGTCCAAAGCCAACATACAGCTGCTGCGTGCAGAACAGCTCCGCGTGTCCCTCATCACCCGTGCACAGCCCTCCGGAGAGGTGCACGGACACATCCTGAAGCACCGTGCACTCTTTGCAG AGACATTTGGTGCCATCCTGACCTCATCAGACCCCACGCATCTTGGGGCCGGGGGCATGGCTATGCTGACACTGAGCGACACTGAGAACAACCTACACTTCATCCTCATGGCCCGTGGGCTACTGGAGCCAGGCGCTGGGG AGTCCCCCTGGGTACCACTGCGGGTCCGCATCCTGCACCAGGGCCGGACGCTGCGTGAGGTCCATGCCAACATCACTATGGAG GACCCCAACTTCGCAGAGGTGTTGAGTGACCTGTCCACACATGAGCTGCAATGGTTGGCGCAGGGGCAGCTCCGCATCGTGGCTGACACCGAGGGCCGGCACCCACGCCAGCTGGAGGGCACCATTACTGCCCGCCGCAGCTGTGACA CCATCCAAAGCGTGCTGTGCGGTGCAGACGCATTGCAGCCCACCAAGACGGGGGCGGTGGGATCAGCCAAGCTGGCACTGCATGAGAACGGCACGCTGGAGTACCAG GTGCGGGTGGTGGGCACAGCCAGCGAGGTGGTGGGAGTCACACTGGAGACCAAACCACGGCGGAAGAACAAGAGGAACGTCCTCTTCGACATGACACCCAGCTATAGGGACGGGCTG GCTCAGGGAGTGTGGCACAGCCCTGGTGCCCGCGATGTGCACATGCTGCTGCAGAATGAACTCTTCCTCAACGTGGCCACCAAGGACTGGACGGAGGGTGAGCTACGGGGCCAGGTCATCTCCCTGCCCTACAGCGGGCTCCTCGCACGCTACACAG AGATGCCGGTGCCGCTGGCAGGGCAGCTGGTATCCCCCCCAGtgagcagtggggctggaggcCACGCGTGGCTGTCGCTGGATGAGCACTGCCACCTGCACTACGAGATTGTGGTGGCGGGGCTGGGTCGCCCGGCTGATGGCACAGTCAGCGCCCAGCTGCACGGTGTGGCCGAGCTGGGTGAGATGGGGACTCGACCGCATCTGCACAAACGGATGCTCAAGGGGTTCTatggcacagag GCTCAGGGGGTGGTGAAGGACctggatgctgagctgctgcagcacctggcaCAGGGCACGGCATTCCTGCAAGTCAGCACCAAAGCACACCCGCGTGGGGAGATGCGGGGATGG GTACACATCCCCAACCGCTGCCAGGCAGGAGGGGCTCGCTTGTCCACCGGGGAGGCTGAACTCTCAGAGGGCCCCAAGGGCAGAGATGTGGAACAGCTGAAAAAGGACCCCAACTCCTGCTTCTTTGAGGGGCAGCACCGCGCGCATGGCACCCGCTGGGCACCTGACTACGACAAGAAGTGTTCCATCTGCAGCTGCCAG AAGCGCACGGTGATCTGCGATCCCATCCTGTGCCAGCCCCTCAACTGTACCCGCCAGGTGCACCCcgaggagctgtgctgcccagtCTGTGAAG AGAAGAAGATGGAGCAGGAGGAGCTAAAGCTGGAACGGGCACGTGACAGCAGCGAGG GCTGCTACTTTGATGGGGACAAGACGTGGCGAGGCTCTGGCACCCGCTGGCACCCTGTCGTGCCGCCCTTCGGCCTCATCAAATGTGCCATCTGCACCTGCAAG GGCACCACGGGTGAAGTGCACTGTGAGAAGGTGCAGTGCCCACGTCTCACTTGTGCCAACCCGGTGCGTGTCAGCCCCTCTGACTGCTGCAAGCAGTGCCCAG CCCCTGAGAAGAGCATCCCTGAGCTGACTGATGGCATGCAGGCAGATGGACCCCGTGCGTGCCGCTTTGGGCGCCGCTGGTACCTCAACAATGAGAGCTGGCACCCCTCGGTGCCGCCCTTTGGGGAGATGAAGTGCATCCTGTGCTGGTGTGTG TCAGGAGAGACGCACTGCCAGCGCCAGGAGTGCCCGCCAGGTGCCTgtgccagccccagcaggagGGACAACCCCTGCTGTGCCAAGTGCCGTG ccccggACGCACCCCCAGAAAAGATGCATGAAGCCACAGCAGAGGCATGGAGCCActga